Within the Gordonia westfalica genome, the region TCGCGTTCTCGGCGACCATCGTCATGTGGGTGTAGGCGCCCGAACCCGAGACGTCGTCACTCTTCTGGTCGCGCGTGCCCCACTGGATGCGCTTGGTGTCGAATCGCGAACCCGGCGCGATGTAGGCCTCGATGCCGATGATCGGCTTGATGTCGTTCTTGACCGCGGTGTTGTAGAACTCGCTGGCGCCGAACATGTTTCCGTGGTCGGTCATGCCGATGGCCGTCATCCCCAGCCGCTTGGCCTCGGCGAACAACGGTGACACCTTGGCCGCACCGTCGAGCATGGAGTACTCGGTGTGGTTGTGCAGGTGAACAAACGAGTCCGTCACTGTGCCTCTTCTGTGCTCGCTGGTTGCTGTGCTCGCAGATCGTGCGCACGCTCATCATGTGCTCGTCGACTACCGAGTCCGGGTCCACTTTAGGCGCGCGCACCGACACCTACTCGGAGGCACTCCGGGCCGTGACGAATGGGACAGCTGTGACACCATGTCCGCCGCGCGCCCGGATTCACGTAGCGCCACGGGCCACGAGAACTACAGCGCCACGACGAAGACGACGACGATCAGGATCAGCAGCACGGCCGCGACCCCGCCCAGTACCAGGGGCAGCCGGTTCGGGCTCGACGACGGACCGGGAACCCCGGACGACGTCGGTCCGCCCGGGAACGGCGGTCCACCCGGGGGCCGGCCCATCGGACCCGACCCCGCGGCGCGGAGATGGTCGTTGGTCTGGCGGTGCGGACCGGACGGCGGATGCTGCCACACGGCGGGATCGGCTCCCGTCGCCGGTCGCCGGTGTCCCTCCCGCGGCTGCCTGTCCCCCGCCCGCCGGTCCTCGTTCGGCCGGGGCGCGGCTCGTCGGGTCGACGCCTCACCGGGCGGGGCGGGCGCCGGTCCGGCACCGTACGCCGTACGTCCGGGCGTCGGTGGCGATTGCGATGGCGGCATCGCGCGACGCGTGGCCGGCATCGGATACGGCTGGTTCCGGGACGCCGGGCGGGGCGTGACCCCGCGGACGGTGACGGCCTGGGCGTCGGGAACAGCCGGCGGGTGCCCAGGTCGGAGACCTTCGTTCGGGGCAGGTCGGAGAACTGCGGTGAGGGCGTCGGCGAACTCGCGGCAGTTCGCGAAGCGCTCCTCCGGCGTCTTCGCCATCGCCCTCGCGATCACGGCGTCGACGCCCCGGGGCACCCCGGGTACGAGTTCCGATGCCCGCGGCACCGGGTCCTTGAGGTGTGCGCCGATGACCGCGCCGGTGTCCCGGTCGTCGAACGGCACCCGGCCGGTGAGCAGGTGGAAGGTCGATGCCGCCAGCGAGTACTGATCGCTCCGACCGTCGAGCGTCCGTCCCATGAGCTGTTCGGGTGAGGCGTAGGACAGGGTTGCCAGGACGGTCCCGACCGACGTGAGGGCCTCGGCCTCGTCGGAGATCTTGGCCACACCGAAGTCGGTCAGCAACACGCGCTGCTCGTCGACGGTCGAGTCCTCGTCGATCTCGGCGAGGAGGATGTTCCCGGGTTTGACGTCGCGGTGCGTGAGGCCTCGCCGGTTGGCGTGATCGATGCCGCGGGCCACCTGAGACACGATGTGCGCGACCCTCGGCAGTGTGAATCGCCCGATGTCGCCGAGTTCGCGGGCGCAGTCGGTGCCCGGCACGTACTGCATCGCGATCCACAGCAGATCCGACGCGCCGGACTTCGACGCGGTGGGGACGGTCGCCCGGCCACGGTTGAAGACGGTGACGATGTTGGGGTGGTCGAGTGTCGCGGCGACCTCGGCCTCACGGAGAAAACGGCGCCGAAAGTTGTTGTCGGTCAAGCCCGCCGAGCCCTTGAGCACTTTCAGTGCGTCATAGCGGGGAAGCTCCGGATGCCGGGCCAAGAAGACAGCGCCCATCCCACCGCTGCCGAGCAGTCGCTCGACGCGGTACCCGGCGATCACCGTTCCAGGCTCGAACACCCTCTCAATCTAGGCGAGTTGACCGGCGATGTCGCCGGTTGATCGAGCGAACGAATGCCGTCCTCCCAGTGGAGATCCGACAAGTCGGTCAGGTGGCGCGCAGGACGTCGAGGGCGTGCTGGAGATCCTCCGGGTACTCCGAGGTGAACTCGACCGCACGGCCGTCGGCCGGGTGCGCGAAGCCCAGCGACCGCGCGTGCAGCCACTGCCGTTCGAGACCGAGTTTCTTGGCCAGAGTCGGGTCGGCACCGTAGGTCGGGTCACCGCAGCACGGATGGTGCAGCGCCGAGAAGTGGACGCGGATCTGATGCGTGCGGCCGGTTTCGAGGTGGACGTCGAGCAACGACGCCGCGGCGAACATCTCGAGGGTGTCGTAGTGGGTGATGCTCGGCTTGCCGTTGGCGGTCACCGCGAACTTCCAGTCGTTGCCCCGATGACGCCCGATCGGTGCGTCGATGGTGCCCGACGGCGGGTCGAGATGCCCTGGACGAGGGCGTGGTAGCCCTTGTGCACGGTCCGTTGCTTGAACGCGCGCTTCATCAGGGTGTAGGCGCGTTCGGAGACGGCGACCACCATGACCCCCGACGTTCCCACGTCGAGGCGGTGGACGATCCCCTGCCGCTCGTGCGCGCCGGAGGTCGAGATCCGGAACCCGGCGGCGGCAAGCGCACCGATGACGGTGGGACCGCTCCAGCCGAGCGACGGATGCGCGGCCACACCGACCGGCTTGTCGACGACCACGATGTCAGAGTCGTGGTAGATCACCTCGAGGTCCTCGACCGGGGTCGGTTCGACCCGCAGCGGTTCGTCGGGTTCGGGAAGGGTGACGTGCAGGAGGGTGCCCGCGGCGAGTTTGTGTGATTTGCCGACGACGACGCCGTCGACGAGGACGTCGCCGTCCTCGGCCAGCGTGGCCACCACGGTCCGCGACAGTCCCAGCATGCGGGACACCCCGGCGTCGACGCGCATGCCGTCGAGTCCGTCGGGTACCGGTACGACACGTGATTCACGCATGGGTGGTCCCCCGTCCTCGACGTTGTCGCCGTGGGTGTCGGTGTGCTCGGCCGCGTGCCGGTCGCGGCTCGCGGCCCACCCTGTGCGGCTGCCGTCGTAGTCGAAGCCGAGCGCCGAGAGCACCACGAGAAGGATCGCACCGCAGACCACGGCCGAGTCGGCGACGTTGAACACCGGGAACCAGCCGACCGACACGAAGTCGACGACGTGGCCCTGGAGCGGTGCGGGGGCGCGGAAGATGCGGTCGATCAGGTTGCCGATCGCGCCGCCGAGCACGAGTGCCAGACCGATCGCCCATCCCCACGACTTCAGCCGACTGCTGTAGCGGATGATCACGGAGACGACGACGAGCGCGATGACCGTCAGGACCCAGGTGTATCCCGAGGCCAGCGAGAAGGCGGCGCCGCTGTTGCGGACGAGTCGTAGCGTGACGACGTCGCCGATGATCTCGACCGGGCGCTGCGGATCGAGCGTCGCGACCGCGATCGTCTTGGTCAGCAGATCCAGCCCGATGACGACGAGCGCGACGCCGAGGACCGCCGCGGTCACCTTGGAGAAGCGTCGTCCGGGTGTCGACCCGTCCGATCGGACCTCGTCGGGGTCGGCGTCCGGAGAGTCGGCGCCGTGCGGATCGGCGTTGCCGGAATTCGTCAGGGGTTGGTCGTCCACAGCATCATTGTCCACGACCCGTCGAATACGCTGGCTACCCGTGTCCTCGCATCGTCGTGTGTTCCGGTCCGTCGTCTCCTCGTGCGCAGTCGCCACGGCGATATCCGTGGTGATCGCGGGGTGCTCATCGGGGTCCGACGACGCCGGCGCGAGTTCGGCGACCACGGCCGGCTGTGCCACCGAATCACCGTCACGTGCGGCCGGAGCGGCTCCGGTGCCGATCTCGCCCGCCACGGTCACCCTCGTCGACGCGGGTGAGGGCGAACGTCGCGTCGCGTCGCCCGCTCCCGACACGTCGTCCGCTCAGGCGGTGACGCTGGTGACGACGTCCGAGGTCGCCTCGCCCGGGTCGGCCGATGCGCAGACGGTCGAGACACCGCTGACCGCGCGGTTCTCGTGCGACGAGAAGTCGGAACTGGAACTCGATCTGGGGACCGTGACCTCCCCGGACTCCTCCCTGAACGAACAGCTGCCGGCGATGGCCGGCACGAAGGCGGGACTGACGACGGGTCCCGGCCTCGCCCCGGTCGCGTTGCGTCTCGCCCCGCCGGAGCAGGCCGGCGAGGAAGCACGCCTGGCGGTCGAGCAGTCCCTGGTGACGGCGTTGAACACCTCGATCGCGCTGCCGACCGAACCGATCGCGGTGGGCGCGCGGTGGCGCACCGAACGCGTCATCTCCGCGGCCGCGACCGTGACACAGACCATCGATGCACGCCTGTCGGCCTGGGACGGCAACCGCCTCACCATCCAGTTCTCGGCGGAGGAGACGCCGGTCAACTCGGTGTTCGCCATCCCGGGCGGCAGTGACACGCTCACCATCAGCAGGTTCAGTTCCGAGGGCGGCGGCACCGTGCAGGTCGACCTCACGCGCGGGCTGCCGGTCGGCGGCGAGCTGAGGTACACCGGTGCGCGCGAACTCGTCGGGGCGGACCCGGCGCGCCCCCTGGTACAGAAAACCGGGTTGTCCGTCACCTGGCGGTGATGGACAACCCGGTTCTCACGGGGTCAGCCGATCGGTCGTCGGGCTAGCTCGCCGGCGTGCACATCGCGCTCTTGACCTGGTACAGGCCGAGCAGGTTGCACACGGTCTCGTTGGAGAGCTTCCAGCGGCCGTCGTCGAAGACGATGGTCGACTCGGCGTTGGTCGGCGGGTTGCCCGCGGTCTCGATGCGGACCTTCACACGGGCCTTGTTCGGGCCGGCGGTGATCACCGGGTTCACCAGGACCCAGTCGACGTCGGAGTTCTCCGCGCGGGCCTTGACCAGCTCGTCGAAGATGGCCGGGTCCTTCTCCGAACCCTCGACGAGGACGATCTTGTCCTTGCTCGGGATGTCGGGGTCGACAGCGGTGTCCACGAGCTCGTTGAGAGCCGCGATCGACGGCGGCTTGCTGCCGTTGGTGATCTCGGATTCGGTGTCACCGGCGGCGCCGCTCGCAGCGGCGGTGCTGGTCTGCGTCGGGACGGGCGGTGCGTCGCTGTCGTCACCACCGCAGGCGGCGACACCGGTCATCAATGCGGCCGCGATCATGGTCGCGCCAAGAAACTTCCGATACTTCAACGATCTCCCTCACTGTGTCTGTGGACGTGGGCGCGCCGGAGCGCTGTCCCATGACTCGTCGTCGAGGTCTGCCGGGGCGAACCCGGAGACAACCCACACCACTATGCCAAACGAAACGCGATGGTCCGGGCTCCGCGCCGCGCGCCACGACGCTTGACGACCAGGCGACGTGCCGTGAGGCTTGACGACCATGGCCGCTTCTCCCCCGCCCGGTCGGTCGACGACCGTGCTGATCACCACCGGTGGCACCATCGCCGCCCACACCACGACCGACGGCGCGGTGCCCGCTCTCGGTGCCGACGACCTGCTGGCCGCGTCGAACACCGGAGCCGCGGACGCCGGGCCGGGCGCCGTTCGCACCGTCGACCTGATGTCGGTGGACAGTTCGGCGATGACCGTCGCCGAACAGTTCGCGGTGGTTCGGGCGGTCGCGGAGGCGCTCGCCGATCCCGCCACCGCCGGAGTGGTGGTCACCCACGGCACCGACACGATGGAGGAGACGGCGTTCCTGGTGGATCTCTACCTCACCGACGATCGGCCGGTCGTGTTCACCGGTGCACAGTTGCCGGCCGACAGTCCCGATGCGGACGGTCCGCGGAACCTCGCCGCCGCCCTGGCAACGGTCGGCGACCCGGCATCCGGGGGCCGGGGCGTCCTCGTGGTGGCCGGCGGTCGCGTCCTGCCGGCGCGCGGGGTGTTCAAGGTGTCGACGACCGACGCCGCCGCCTTCGACTCGGTCGGTACCGACCTGCCCCGGCCGGTGCTGACCGACGGGATCCCGCTCGGCCGGACCGCGCGGGTCGACACCTTCGCGTTGTATCCGGGTGTGTCCCCCGGACTGATCGCCGCCGCGGTCGCGCAGAACGCCGCGGGCATCGTGCTCGCCGCGACGGGGTCGGGAAACACCCACCCGGACATCACCGCCGAGGTCGCACTCGCCGTCGCGCACGGCGTGACCGTCGTCGTGGCCAGCCGGGTCCCGTACGGCGAGGTGTCGGCGACCTACGGCGGCGGTGGCGGCGCCGTCGACCTGCATCGTGCGGGCGCGATCGTGTCCCCGTGGCTGCGTGCGCCGCAGGCCCGGATGGCCTTGATCGCACTGCTCACGGCGAAGTCGGACCCCGAGACGATCGCGGAGTTCTTCGCTGCTTCCGGAAGGTGATGCGACGCGGGTGATGCGACGCGGTTGGTCACTCGTCGTCGCCGAGATCCCATTCGAGGCTGTCGAGCGGGTCGGCGGATCGTAGGTCCGGGTCGTCGACGCCGAAGGTGCGCGTGCGTCCGGGCCCGGTGGTGCGTGTCTCGAATCGGACGGTCACGACGCCGTGGCCACTCCCCTGCACCCACCCGTGACCGTATTCGGGGTGTGTCACGTCGGCCCCGGGAGCGAACGGCGCCCGGCTCAGCGGATTGACGCCCGGTGCGAATCGCTCGGGTTCGGGTGACTCGGTGTCGACGGTGGGATCCTGCCCGGTCTCCGAGACCGTGGAATCCTGCACCGTCTCCGACACCTCGACGACCTGCTCGTCGCCGCCGGTGCCGAGGTCGTCGAACAGCGCATACTGCTGCACTGCGGTGAGACCCGAATAGCCCACGCCCACAAGCCGTATCGACCCGACCGACCGCGGGTCGAGGGCGAGACGCTGGGCGGTGCGTTCGAGGTCGTCGAAATCGGTGGTGGCCGCGGCGGTGGTCGCCGACCGGGTCAGGATCGACATGTCGGAGCGTTTGAGTTTCAGCACGACCGTCCGCGCGCCGCGTCCGTCCTTGAGGAGCCGACGATGCGCGTCGGTGGCGGCGCGTCGGATGGCCTTGCGCAACTCGTCGAGGTCGACGATGTCCTCGGCGAAGGTCGATTCGGCGCTGATCTGTTTGGCCGACGCGCGTTCGGCCACCGGGCGGTCGTCGATGCCCTGGGCGAGACGGTGAAGCGCCGGTCCGACGGTGGCCCCGAGCACCGAGGCGACCTCCACCGGCGACATCGCGGCGAGGTCGCCGATGGTGTCGATTCCCAGACGCGCGAGGCGATCCCCCGAGACCGGGCCGATCCCCCACAGTTTGCGCACCGGCAGGCCGTGCAGGAACTCGATCTCACCCGACGGCGGGATCACCATCACGCCATCGGGTTTCGCCATCCCCGAGGCGATCTTGGCGAGTTGTTTGCCGCTGCCGAATCCGACCGAGGCGGCGAGTCCGCACTCGCTGCGGATGCGGGCGCGTACCGTCTCGGCGAATTCCCGCGCCTGCGCCACGGTCGCCCCGGCTAGTTCGGACGGTTCGGCGAAGGCCTCGTCGAAGGAGAGGGTCTCGATCACCGGAACCGCTTCGCGCACAAGGCGGAACACCCGCTTGCTGACCTTGCCGTAGACCGCGCCGCGTGGGGGCACGACGACCCCGCTCGGACCGATGAGGCGTCGGGCCTGGTGCATCGGCATCGCCGACCTGGCCCCGAACACCCGAGCCTCGTAGCTCGCCCCGGCGACCACTCCCCGACCGCCGGAGCCGCCCACCAGCACCGGGCGCCCGCGCAGTGTGGGCCGGGTGAGTTGTTCGACCGAGGCGAAGAACGCGTCCATGTCGAGGTGCATCACCCAGCGCGCGCCGCGCTCGGAGTCGGCGCCCGCCGGCGCGCCGCCCTCGTGCCCGCCGGACATCCACCGTTCGGGGACGGATGAACCGTCCGCGATCGTCGAGTCGGGATCCGGGCGCACCACGCGTCCGAGTCTAGTGAGCAGACCCGAGGGTGGAATCGGCTACTCGGCGGACCGGATCTCGAAGACCGGGATCGATCCGGCGTGGATCTCGAGGTCGGCGTCGGAGGGCTTGGCGTCGAGGCCCTCCGGCAGGAATCGGCCGACCTCCCAACCCCACTTGCGCAGGTATTCGCCGATGATCGGCGGACGCCGGTCGGTGTCGACCTCGGTCAGCGTGACGACGGACCGCCGGCGTCCGCGACGGAGTTCGACGGTCTCCGCGACACGTGCGTTGCGCGCCCACTGGGTGTTGCCGCGCGGTGAGACGAGGTACTCGCCGCCGTCGAATCGGAGGACGTTGACCGGGACTGTCTGCAGGTTGCCGGTGCGGCGACCCGCGACCGTGAGGTTCTGCGCGCCGGCCAGGTTGACGCCGTGGGCGGCGAGCCAGCGGACGGTTCGGTTGAAGACGCTGTCGAAGCCCTCGGGGCGCGGTAGTGGGTGGTGGCGGTCATCGTGTCGACCCTTTCATCTCGGTGGGTTCATCTCGGTGGAAGTTCCGAGAGCACTGCTCTCGTTTTGAGTGTGCACCCACACGCGCAAGAAATCAAGAGCACCGCTCTCGAAATGTGGAAGGATCGACACATGGCGACCGGACGAAGCCGCGCGGAGAACCGCGCGATGATGACCGACGAGATCCGCAGACTGGGCCGCGAGCACCTGGCGACCCACGGCGCGGCCGGACTGTCGCTGCGCGCGATCGCCCGCGAGATGGGCGTGGTCTCATCGGCCGTCTACCGGTACGTCCCCAGCCGCGACGACCTGCTGACATTGCTGCTCGTCGAGGCATACAACGACGTCGGCGACGCGATCGACGCGGCCGTCGACGCGATCGAACCCGCACGCCGCCGGGAGCGGTTGCTCGCCGCCGCCGAGGCCGCGCGAGAGTGGGCACTCGCCGACCCGGCGCGCTGGGCACTGCTCTACGGCAGCCCCGTACCCGGCTATGCCGCGCCCGGCGAGCGGACGGTCGAGCCGGGCACCCGGATTCCCGCCCTACTCCTGCGCGAGTGCGCGGCCGCCCACTCGGAGGGCCTCATCCGCGACGATCTGCCCACTCCCACAACCGGAGTCGCCGACGACATGATCGCGATCCGCGACGAGTTCGGCATCGACACCCCGGAGGCCGTCCTGGCCGCGTCGACCACCCTCTGGGCGGTTCTCGTCGGCGCGATCAGCCTGGAGACCTTCGGCCAGTACGGCAAGGACACCTTCGCGCACCCGGCCGAACTGTTCCGCTCGCAGATCGAACTGACGCTGGCGGCGCTCTTTCGGGGATAGAGACGTCGATCCGGTTGCGCGGCTGAGGAGTTCGGGTCGGCAGCCCTTCGAGGCTCGTCGCTATCGCTCCTCGCACCTCAGGGAGCGAGAGGGCAGTGCACACGCTCCTCGCACCTCAGGGAGCGAGAGGGCAGTGCACACGCTCCTCGCACCTCAGGGAGCGAGAGGGCAGTGCACACGCTCCTCGCACCTCAGGGAGCGAGAGGTCGAGTACCTCCGGGACCGTGCCGGCTGACCTGTCACCGTGCGATCGTCCGCGGCTCCTCCACCCCGACCAGCTTGTCGGGGTTGCGCATCGCGTAGATCTGTTCGATCACGCCGTCGACGATGTGGAATGTGAAGGCGCCCTGGAGCTTCCCGTCGAAGTACACGACCATGCCCGGTGCGTGATTGAACACGGCGACCTCGGCCCGGTAGTCGTCGATCGTGGCCCCGAGCCGCGCGAAGCCGGTGAGCAGGCGTGCCACCGGCATCGCGCCGCGGATCGGCCGCTTGACGGCGGTGGCCTTGCCGTCGCTGTCCGCGGTGAACACGACATCGGGTGAGAGCAACGCCATGAGGGGCTCGATCTCCCCCGACTGTGCCGCCGCGAGGAACTCCTCGACGACCGCGCCGGCACGTGCGGCGTCGACCGGCTCGAAGCGAGGGCGCCGCGACTCGACATGCGACCGGGCCCGATGGCCGATCTGACGCACCGTGGCCGCGGGCTTGGCGACCATGTCGCCGATCTCGTTGTAGGAGAAGCCGAACACCTCCCGCAGCACGAACACCGCGCGCTCGTCGGGGGTCAGGGACTCCAGCACCACCAGCATCGCCGTCGAGACCGACTCCGCGAGTACGACATCGTCGGCGAGGTCGCGGTCGTCGAGCAGGATCGGTTCGGGCAGCCACGGCCCGACATACTCCTCGCGGCGCCGCGACCGGGAGCGCAGGGCGTTGAGCGCCTGACGCGTGACGATCTTCGCGAGGTAGGCCTTCGGGTCGGTGACATCGGCGTCGTCGACGTCGGCCCATCGTAGATAGCTCTCCTGCAGGACGTCGTCCGCATCGGCCGCGGACCCGACGATCTCGTAGGCGACGGTGAAAAGCAGGGGCCGAAGTTCCGCGAAACGTATTGCTCGACGGGCTGATTCGCTGCTGTTCACCATCGTGCCTCTCATGAGAGGGCCGGTTCGGTCGTCGTGGTCAGGTCACCGCCGCGGGCCCAGCGGTATGAGCCGGGACGGGCCGCCTCGTGGCGGATGAACCACACGGTACCGCGGCAGGCGATCTCCTTGGCCGTCGCCGCGAGACGTCCGGTCGCCACCATCCGTGCCGGGGAATCGTCCCGCTTGGTGAACTGCAGGGTCGCGGCGCGGCGCCCGATGCTGGTGCACTGCGCGGCGAACGCCTGATCGACCTTCTGCGGTCGGTCGCCGGCGATCCGTGCGAGAACGGCGTCGGCGGCCTGCGCCCCCAGGGGCTCGGCGGCCTGGCAGCTCATCCGCAGGTACATCCCGGCGACCGCCACCGCATCACCCGCCCCGACGATGCGGTCGTCGTCGACGCTCGTCAGGGCGTCGTCGGTGTGCAGCCGACCGATCTCATCGGTGGTCAGCCCGCTGTCCGCGGCCAGTTCGGGGGCGACGAACCCGGTGGTGAGGACGGTTGCCGCACTGGGGAGTATCTGCTCGACGCCGTCGACGTCGACGAGCACCCGGGAGGGATCGACCGCGGTGGCCCGCCCCTCCTCCACGACTTCGACGCCGAGGCGTGCGAGCTGCCGCAGCGTCGCGCGGCGGGCCCGTGGGCCCACCGAGGGCGCGATGGCACCGCCGCAGACGAGCTTCACCGCGAAACCGCGTTCGGCGAGTTCCGCCGCAGCCTCGATACCGGTGAGTCCGCCGCCGACGACTACCACCGGGTCGCCCTCGTCGAGCGTCGCGAGATGGTCGCGGAGTCGTTGTGCCGCAGCCCAGTCCGACACCGACCAGGCATGCTCGGCGGCCCCGGGGATCTCCGGCGCACGGTGCCGGGTACCGATCGCATAGACCAGGTGGTCGTAGT harbors:
- a CDS encoding serine/threonine-protein kinase, with amino-acid sequence MFEPGTVIAGYRVERLLGSGGMGAVFLARHPELPRYDALKVLKGSAGLTDNNFRRRFLREAEVAATLDHPNIVTVFNRGRATVPTASKSGASDLLWIAMQYVPGTDCARELGDIGRFTLPRVAHIVSQVARGIDHANRRGLTHRDVKPGNILLAEIDEDSTVDEQRVLLTDFGVAKISDEAEALTSVGTVLATLSYASPEQLMGRTLDGRSDQYSLAASTFHLLTGRVPFDDRDTGAVIGAHLKDPVPRASELVPGVPRGVDAVIARAMAKTPEERFANCREFADALTAVLRPAPNEGLRPGHPPAVPDAQAVTVRGVTPRPASRNQPYPMPATRRAMPPSQSPPTPGRTAYGAGPAPAPPGEASTRRAAPRPNEDRRAGDRQPREGHRRPATGADPAVWQHPPSGPHRQTNDHLRAAGSGPMGRPPGGPPFPGGPTSSGVPGPSSSPNRLPLVLGGVAAVLLILIVVVFVVAL
- a CDS encoding asparaginase, with translation MAASPPPGRSTTVLITTGGTIAAHTTTDGAVPALGADDLLAASNTGAADAGPGAVRTVDLMSVDSSAMTVAEQFAVVRAVAEALADPATAGVVVTHGTDTMEETAFLVDLYLTDDRPVVFTGAQLPADSPDADGPRNLAAALATVGDPASGGRGVLVVAGGRVLPARGVFKVSTTDAAAFDSVGTDLPRPVLTDGIPLGRTARVDTFALYPGVSPGLIAAAVAQNAAGIVLAATGSGNTHPDITAEVALAVAHGVTVVVASRVPYGEVSATYGGGGGAVDLHRAGAIVSPWLRAPQARMALIALLTAKSDPETIAEFFAASGR
- a CDS encoding DNA polymerase IV, whose translation is MSGGHEGGAPAGADSERGARWVMHLDMDAFFASVEQLTRPTLRGRPVLVGGSGGRGVVAGASYEARVFGARSAMPMHQARRLIGPSGVVVPPRGAVYGKVSKRVFRLVREAVPVIETLSFDEAFAEPSELAGATVAQAREFAETVRARIRSECGLAASVGFGSGKQLAKIASGMAKPDGVMVIPPSGEIEFLHGLPVRKLWGIGPVSGDRLARLGIDTIGDLAAMSPVEVASVLGATVGPALHRLAQGIDDRPVAERASAKQISAESTFAEDIVDLDELRKAIRRAATDAHRRLLKDGRGARTVVLKLKRSDMSILTRSATTAAATTDFDDLERTAQRLALDPRSVGSIRLVGVGYSGLTAVQQYALFDDLGTGGDEQVVEVSETVQDSTVSETGQDPTVDTESPEPERFAPGVNPLSRAPFAPGADVTHPEYGHGWVQGSGHGVVTVRFETRTTGPGRTRTFGVDDPDLRSADPLDSLEWDLGDDE
- a CDS encoding TetR/AcrR family transcriptional regulator, with the translated sequence MATGRSRAENRAMMTDEIRRLGREHLATHGAAGLSLRAIAREMGVVSSAVYRYVPSRDDLLTLLLVEAYNDVGDAIDAAVDAIEPARRRERLLAAAEAAREWALADPARWALLYGSPVPGYAAPGERTVEPGTRIPALLLRECAAAHSEGLIRDDLPTPTTGVADDMIAIRDEFGIDTPEAVLAASTTLWAVLVGAISLETFGQYGKDTFAHPAELFRSQIELTLAALFRG
- the sigJ gene encoding RNA polymerase sigma factor SigJ, giving the protein MVNSSESARRAIRFAELRPLLFTVAYEIVGSAADADDVLQESYLRWADVDDADVTDPKAYLAKIVTRQALNALRSRSRRREEYVGPWLPEPILLDDRDLADDVVLAESVSTAMLVVLESLTPDERAVFVLREVFGFSYNEIGDMVAKPAATVRQIGHRARSHVESRRPRFEPVDAARAGAVVEEFLAAAQSGEIEPLMALLSPDVVFTADSDGKATAVKRPIRGAMPVARLLTGFARLGATIDDYRAEVAVFNHAPGMVVYFDGKLQGAFTFHIVDGVIEQIYAMRNPDKLVGVEEPRTIAR
- a CDS encoding NAD(P)/FAD-dependent oxidoreductase, with the translated sequence MSITDTTREIPTVTRTRVVVLGAGYAGAMAANRLLRNPDVDVTVVNPQPFFVQRIRLHQFVSGTGDPQVAFDDVLADDIRVVVDTATRIDAGAARVHLASGAHLDYDHLVYAIGTRHRAPEIPGAAEHAWSVSDWAAAQRLRDHLATLDEGDPVVVVGGGLTGIEAAAELAERGFAVKLVCGGAIAPSVGPRARRATLRQLARLGVEVVEEGRATAVDPSRVLVDVDGVEQILPSAATVLTTGFVAPELAADSGLTTDEIGRLHTDDALTSVDDDRIVGAGDAVAVAGMYLRMSCQAAEPLGAQAADAVLARIAGDRPQKVDQAFAAQCTSIGRRAATLQFTKRDDSPARMVATGRLAATAKEIACRGTVWFIRHEAARPGSYRWARGGDLTTTTEPALS